A genome region from Geobacter pickeringii includes the following:
- the rsmA gene encoding 16S rRNA (adenine(1518)-N(6)/adenine(1519)-N(6))-dimethyltransferase RsmA, producing the protein MRGEGIRARKSLGQNFLTDRNILVRIAGLVSAGPDDRILEIGPGKGALTALLAGNGAQLVAVELDTRLVPLLREAYRENPQVEIVHGDILEIDLPALLAPYGDGVWQVAANLPYNISTPVLFLLLDNRRLFSRLVLMLQKEVGDRLAAHPGSKDYGVLSVLFQLHFDIVRELIVRPGSFHPVPKVDSAVLSFVPLDTPRVAVGDEAFFRRVVKGAFSMRRKTLWNCLRGAGLGVTDEGVAAALAQCGIEAGRRGETLGLEEFAQLANALLAKRDEQ; encoded by the coding sequence ATGAGAGGAGAGGGGATTCGCGCCAGAAAATCGCTCGGCCAGAACTTTCTCACGGACCGCAACATCCTGGTACGCATTGCCGGCCTGGTCTCAGCCGGTCCCGATGACCGCATTCTGGAGATCGGCCCCGGCAAGGGAGCCCTTACCGCACTGCTGGCCGGGAACGGGGCGCAGCTCGTGGCGGTGGAGCTCGACACCCGGCTCGTCCCGCTCCTCAGGGAGGCGTACCGGGAGAACCCGCAGGTGGAGATAGTCCACGGTGACATCCTGGAGATCGACCTTCCCGCACTCCTGGCCCCTTACGGAGACGGGGTGTGGCAGGTGGCGGCCAATCTCCCCTACAACATCTCGACCCCGGTGCTCTTTCTGCTGCTCGACAACCGCAGGCTCTTCTCGCGACTGGTCCTCATGCTGCAGAAAGAGGTCGGAGACCGGTTGGCGGCGCATCCGGGGAGCAAGGATTACGGCGTTCTTTCGGTCCTCTTCCAGCTTCACTTCGACATCGTGCGCGAGCTGATCGTACGTCCCGGTTCATTCCACCCGGTGCCTAAGGTGGATTCGGCAGTCCTGAGTTTTGTGCCGCTGGATACGCCCCGGGTTGCCGTGGGGGATGAGGCGTTTTTTCGCCGTGTGGTGAAAGGTGCTTTTTCAATGCGCCGCAAGACCCTGTGGAACTGCCTGAGGGGGGCCGGATTGGGGGTCACGGACGAGGGGGTCGCCGCGGCACTGGCGCAGTGCGGGATCGAAGCGGGACGACGTGGTGAGACCCTCGGACTTGAGGAATTCGCCCAGCTTGCAAACGCCCTGCTGGCGAAGCGGGATGAGCAATAA
- a CDS encoding MucR family transcriptional regulator — translation MASTLLELTAGIVSSHAAVSELSTDELVQEIQKVFTTLQGLEGGSAEAAPAEEAKGPAVTLKKAFQADQVVCMICGKGGMKTLTRHLAQVHDMKPGEYRKQFGIPSTQPLTAKKFSEARKQMARDRGLADNLAKARAVRMAKIQEKKAATPEKAAKPKAVRKKKA, via the coding sequence ATGGCATCGACATTACTGGAACTGACTGCAGGCATTGTATCTTCACATGCAGCTGTGTCAGAGCTTTCTACTGACGAATTGGTTCAGGAGATTCAGAAAGTTTTCACCACCCTGCAGGGTCTTGAGGGAGGGAGTGCGGAAGCGGCGCCGGCAGAGGAAGCAAAAGGCCCGGCCGTCACGCTCAAGAAGGCATTCCAGGCTGACCAGGTCGTCTGCATGATCTGCGGCAAGGGGGGGATGAAGACCCTCACCCGTCACCTGGCACAGGTGCATGACATGAAGCCGGGCGAGTACCGGAAACAGTTCGGCATCCCGAGCACCCAGCCGCTTACGGCCAAGAAATTCTCCGAGGCCCGGAAGCAGATGGCCCGCGACCGGGGTCTCGCCGACAATCTCGCCAAGGCCCGCGCCGTACGGATGGCGAAAATCCAGGAAAAAAAGGCAGCTACCCCCGAAAAGGCAGCCAAACCGAAAGCCGTCCGCAAGAAGAAGGCATAA
- a CDS encoding 4Fe-4S dicluster domain-containing protein translates to MARIEIDESRCKGCGLCTLACSRKLVVMSSTLNKQGYVTAIMTSQEQCTGCALCAEICPDVAITVFK, encoded by the coding sequence ATGGCACGTATCGAAATAGATGAATCACGGTGCAAGGGATGCGGTCTCTGCACCCTCGCCTGTTCGCGTAAGCTTGTCGTCATGAGTAGCACTCTTAACAAACAGGGCTATGTCACTGCGATCATGACCAGTCAGGAGCAGTGCACCGGCTGCGCCCTCTGCGCCGAGATATGTCCTGATGTTGCCATAACGGTTTTTAAGTAA
- a CDS encoding 3-methyl-2-oxobutanoate dehydrogenase subunit VorB, which yields MTKRLFMKGNEALAMAAIEAGCRYYFGYPITPQSDIPEYMSRELPRLGGEFVQAESEVASINMLLGASATGARAMTSSSSPGISLKQEGISYMAGAELPGVIVNICRSGPGLGGIDASQADYFQAVKGGGHGGYHIIVLAPSSVQEMYDLTMLAFDLSDQYRIPAMVFGDSVVGQMKESFVPHPRPARELPPKEWVVRGRQHGEQRVVKSLYLGDGELEAHNWKLHARYGELKEKESRWESFLVEDAELVVAAFGSAARIAKSAVMAARERGLRVGLLRPITLFPFPEQAFRAVTARCKKVLDVELNAGQMVEDVRLSVTCGTEVFFYGRPPGAGSLPTPEELLGQIEKYY from the coding sequence TTGACAAAGCGATTGTTTATGAAGGGCAACGAGGCCCTGGCAATGGCCGCCATTGAGGCCGGATGCCGTTACTACTTCGGTTATCCTATCACCCCCCAGAGCGATATCCCTGAATACATGTCCCGTGAGCTTCCCCGCCTGGGAGGAGAGTTTGTTCAGGCAGAGAGCGAGGTTGCATCGATCAATATGCTTCTCGGTGCTTCCGCCACCGGTGCGCGGGCCATGACCTCGTCGTCCAGCCCCGGCATCTCCCTCAAACAGGAGGGGATTTCCTACATGGCCGGAGCCGAGCTACCGGGAGTCATCGTCAATATCTGCCGCTCCGGTCCGGGGCTCGGCGGCATCGACGCGTCCCAGGCCGACTATTTTCAGGCGGTGAAGGGAGGGGGGCACGGCGGCTATCACATCATCGTCCTTGCTCCCTCGTCGGTGCAGGAGATGTATGATCTGACCATGCTCGCCTTCGATCTCTCGGACCAGTACCGGATTCCCGCCATGGTATTCGGCGACTCCGTCGTCGGTCAGATGAAGGAGTCGTTTGTCCCCCATCCACGCCCTGCACGGGAGCTGCCGCCGAAGGAATGGGTCGTGCGTGGCCGGCAGCATGGCGAGCAGCGGGTGGTCAAGTCGCTCTATCTGGGGGATGGCGAACTGGAGGCCCACAACTGGAAGCTCCACGCCCGGTACGGCGAACTCAAGGAGAAGGAATCCCGCTGGGAGTCCTTTCTCGTTGAGGATGCGGAGCTTGTCGTCGCCGCCTTCGGTTCCGCGGCCCGCATCGCCAAAAGCGCGGTCATGGCGGCCCGCGAGCGGGGGCTGAGGGTCGGCCTCCTTCGCCCGATCACGCTCTTCCCCTTTCCTGAGCAGGCGTTTCGGGCGGTCACCGCCCGCTGCAAGAAGGTCCTCGACGTTGAGCTGAACGCCGGCCAGATGGTTGAGGATGTACGCCTCTCCGTGACGTGCGGCACTGAGGTCTTCTTTTACGGCCGGCCTCCGGGGGCCGGCTCGTTGCCTACGCCCGAGGAGCTTCTGGGGCAGATCGAAAAATATTATTAG
- a CDS encoding thiamine pyrophosphate-dependent enzyme: protein MQQVFRKPVSLKDIQTHFCPGCHHGTFHRLVAEAMDEFGVQGRTIGVASVGCSVFLYGYFDIDVVEAPHGRAPAVATGVKRARPDSFVFTYQGDGDLAAIGTAEIIHAANRGEDITVVFVNNTTYGMTGGQMAPTTLVGQKTSTSPYGRNAGKDGSPIRMAELLAQLEGVAFSARVAVNTPRNLMDAKKQIKKAFRYQVEGKGFSFIEALSSCPTNWGMDPLAANERVGTEMCGYFPLGVFKNTAAI, encoded by the coding sequence ATGCAGCAGGTCTTCAGGAAACCGGTCAGTCTTAAAGACATTCAGACCCATTTCTGCCCGGGGTGCCACCATGGCACCTTTCACCGCCTCGTCGCCGAAGCGATGGATGAGTTCGGCGTCCAGGGGCGCACCATCGGGGTCGCGTCGGTGGGGTGTTCGGTCTTTCTTTACGGCTATTTTGATATCGACGTGGTCGAAGCTCCCCACGGTCGGGCGCCTGCGGTCGCCACGGGGGTGAAGCGGGCCCGCCCCGATTCGTTCGTCTTCACCTACCAGGGTGATGGTGACCTGGCCGCCATTGGTACGGCGGAGATCATCCACGCCGCAAATCGCGGCGAGGACATCACCGTCGTCTTCGTCAACAACACCACCTACGGCATGACCGGCGGCCAGATGGCGCCCACCACCCTCGTGGGGCAGAAGACCTCTACCTCACCCTACGGCAGGAATGCGGGCAAAGACGGTTCTCCCATCCGGATGGCGGAGCTCCTTGCCCAGCTCGAAGGGGTTGCTTTCTCGGCACGGGTGGCGGTCAACACCCCCAGGAACCTCATGGATGCCAAAAAGCAGATCAAGAAAGCATTCCGCTACCAGGTGGAAGGGAAGGGCTTCTCGTTTATCGAGGCGCTCTCCTCCTGTCCGACCAACTGGGGAATGGACCCCCTCGCGGCGAACGAGCGGGTGGGGACCGAGATGTGCGGCTACTTCCCGCTTGGGGTTTTTAAGAATACCGCCGCGATTTAG
- a CDS encoding 2-oxoacid:acceptor oxidoreductase family protein — MRHDVFIAGFGGQGVLLAGNLLCYAAIIEGKNVSFFPSYGVEKRGGAAMCTVVIADDEVGSPVVGNPSVALVLNQASFDKFATRIKAGGLCIVNSSLIDVAGLTRTDIEVIAIPMNDIAVELGDPRMVNMVAVGAYAAKTGAVAVGTLEEALRQTLPERNHRFIPANVRAIEVGAGRV; from the coding sequence ATGCGTCATGACGTCTTTATAGCGGGATTCGGAGGGCAGGGGGTTCTCCTGGCGGGAAACCTGCTCTGCTATGCAGCGATTATCGAAGGCAAGAATGTCTCGTTCTTCCCTTCCTATGGCGTAGAAAAGCGCGGTGGAGCCGCCATGTGTACCGTCGTCATTGCCGACGATGAGGTCGGTTCGCCGGTGGTGGGCAACCCGTCGGTGGCCCTCGTGCTGAATCAGGCTTCCTTCGACAAGTTTGCCACCAGGATCAAGGCTGGCGGTCTCTGCATTGTCAACAGCTCCCTCATCGACGTTGCCGGTCTCACCCGCACCGACATCGAGGTAATTGCTATCCCGATGAACGATATCGCCGTGGAGCTGGGCGACCCGCGGATGGTCAATATGGTGGCCGTTGGCGCCTACGCCGCCAAGACGGGAGCCGTTGCCGTCGGCACCCTTGAAGAAGCGCTCCGGCAAACCCTGCCGGAACGTAACCACCGGTTTATCCCTGCGAATGTCAGGGCGATCGAGGTCGGTGCCGGGCGCGTCTGA
- a CDS encoding type II toxin-antitoxin system HicA family toxin: MKRLKSFGFVFDRQAAGGHEIWYNPDKDRYTTIPNHAGDMPEGTLRAILKDS; this comes from the coding sequence ATCAAACGTCTCAAGTCCTTCGGTTTCGTTTTCGATCGACAGGCGGCAGGGGGTCACGAGATTTGGTACAACCCTGATAAAGACAGGTACACGACGATCCCAAATCACGCCGGCGACATGCCTGAAGGGACCCTCAGGGCGATACTGAAAGATTCCTGA
- a CDS encoding WxcM-like domain-containing protein codes for MNYFMHDKALVESKNIGDNTRIWAFTHVLPGAKVGAECNICDSVFIENDVVLGDRVTVKCGVQLWDGVVLEDDVFVGPNATFTNDLFPRSKVYPEKFSRTLVRKGASIGANATILSGITIGINAMVGAGAVVTKDVPSNAIVVGNPARITGYVSSKSLANIIPSPESKITTHEQGAVSGVRRISLPLIPDLRGSLSFAEVGQLLPFEPKRYFIVFDVKSKEVRGEHAHRKCQQFLVCIKGSCAVVVDDSKFREEYQLSQPNLGIYLPPMVWGIQYKYSRDAVLLVFASDTYDPEDYIRDYDEFLSLVADK; via the coding sequence ATGAACTATTTTATGCATGACAAGGCGTTGGTCGAGTCAAAGAACATAGGCGACAACACCCGCATCTGGGCCTTCACCCACGTACTACCGGGAGCCAAAGTCGGAGCAGAATGCAACATCTGCGACTCCGTCTTTATCGAAAACGATGTCGTCCTTGGCGACCGGGTCACCGTCAAATGCGGAGTGCAGCTCTGGGACGGCGTGGTGCTTGAGGACGATGTATTTGTCGGCCCCAATGCCACCTTCACCAACGACCTCTTCCCCCGCAGCAAGGTCTATCCTGAAAAATTTAGCCGTACCTTGGTACGCAAAGGGGCCTCCATAGGAGCTAATGCCACAATTCTTTCTGGTATTACTATCGGTATTAACGCAATGGTTGGGGCTGGCGCGGTGGTAACAAAAGATGTTCCTTCAAACGCAATAGTAGTTGGTAATCCTGCCAGAATAACTGGCTATGTTTCATCTAAAAGTCTCGCTAATATTATTCCTTCACCAGAATCCAAAATAACTACTCATGAACAAGGGGCTGTTTCTGGCGTTCGTAGAATATCACTCCCCCTTATTCCTGACTTACGCGGGTCACTATCTTTTGCAGAGGTAGGGCAATTGCTCCCTTTTGAGCCAAAACGATACTTCATCGTTTTTGATGTTAAGAGCAAAGAAGTACGTGGTGAACATGCGCACCGCAAATGCCAACAATTTCTTGTTTGTATCAAAGGTAGTTGCGCAGTGGTTGTTGATGACAGTAAGTTTAGAGAGGAATATCAGCTTAGTCAGCCGAATTTAGGTATTTACCTTCCTCCAATGGTCTGGGGAATTCAGTACAAATATTCTCGCGATGCGGTACTATTGGTTTTTGCATCTGACACCTATGACCCGGAAGATTACATTCGTGATTATGACGAGTTTCTTTCTTTGGTTGCTGACAAATGA
- a CDS encoding DegT/DnrJ/EryC1/StrS family aminotransferase: MTIPFLDLKSPYVELKDELDVAYRRVMESGWYILGKEVEAFEVEFATYCETKNCIGVANGLEALQLIVRAYDIGAGDEVIVPANTYIATWLAVAHAGAMPVAVEPDERTYDINPAKIEQAITSKTKAILVVHLYGQPADMDPINILARKHGLKVIEDCAQAHGARYKGRKVGSLGDAAGFSFYPGKNLGAIGDGGAVTTNDPDLADRIRVLRNYGSRIKYHNEVIGYNTRLDELQAALLRVKLSRLNEWNERRKEIAQTYLQQLNDIQSLTLPFVPEWAEHVWHLFVIRHPERDLLQQKLADAGVGTMIHYPIPPHLQPACAHLGLAEGAFPLTEAIHREVLSLPMGPHLLPSQVQTVINTVGRCL, translated from the coding sequence ATGACCATACCTTTCCTCGACCTAAAATCGCCTTATGTTGAACTCAAAGATGAACTTGACGTTGCTTATCGTCGTGTGATGGAGTCTGGCTGGTACATCCTGGGAAAGGAAGTCGAGGCGTTCGAAGTTGAGTTTGCCACATATTGCGAAACCAAGAATTGCATAGGTGTTGCCAATGGACTAGAAGCACTGCAGTTGATAGTCAGGGCTTATGATATAGGCGCGGGAGATGAGGTGATTGTCCCGGCAAATACCTATATTGCAACCTGGTTGGCTGTTGCCCACGCCGGAGCGATGCCTGTTGCCGTCGAACCGGATGAACGCACCTACGACATTAATCCTGCCAAGATCGAACAAGCAATCACATCAAAGACAAAAGCTATTCTGGTGGTTCATCTATACGGGCAGCCGGCAGATATGGACCCAATCAATATCCTGGCCCGTAAACATGGACTTAAGGTTATTGAGGATTGTGCCCAGGCACATGGGGCGCGTTACAAAGGTCGCAAAGTGGGGAGTCTTGGTGATGCCGCTGGCTTCAGTTTTTATCCCGGTAAAAACCTTGGAGCAATCGGCGATGGCGGTGCCGTTACTACCAATGACCCAGATTTGGCAGATCGAATCAGAGTGCTTCGCAATTACGGCTCACGCATCAAGTATCATAACGAAGTTATCGGCTACAACACGCGACTGGATGAGCTTCAGGCAGCCCTGTTACGGGTAAAGTTGTCAAGGCTTAACGAATGGAATGAACGTCGTAAAGAGATAGCCCAAACCTATCTTCAACAACTGAATGATATTCAGAGCCTGACTTTACCTTTTGTGCCAGAATGGGCCGAACACGTCTGGCATTTATTTGTGATTCGCCATCCTGAACGTGATTTATTACAACAAAAATTGGCAGATGCAGGTGTTGGCACTATGATCCATTATCCCATCCCTCCGCACCTGCAGCCGGCTTGCGCGCATCTGGGGCTTGCCGAAGGGGCGTTCCCCTTGACCGAGGCGATTCACCGCGAGGTGTTGAGCCTACCTATGGGGCCGCATCTCTTGCCGTCGCAGGTCCAGACCGTTATAAATACGGTGGGGCGGTGCCTGTGA
- a CDS encoding acyltransferase, protein MQLQVPVRCDGYGKVIIGDGTAIGSRRAPKAGSGEVLIQARSEEAVIRIGRNVLFSNNISLISAVEVTIGDDCLVGDNLLVMDTDFHGIHPSERRISSGIAKPVVVGKNVWFGSRVVVQKGVTIGDNCVIASQSVVTRNIPPNSIAGGNPAKMLKTIDGC, encoded by the coding sequence GTGCAGCTGCAAGTACCGGTACGCTGCGACGGCTATGGCAAAGTAATCATAGGCGACGGCACCGCCATCGGTTCGCGCCGCGCACCAAAGGCTGGCAGCGGAGAGGTACTGATTCAGGCGCGCTCTGAGGAAGCCGTGATACGAATCGGACGTAACGTACTTTTTTCCAACAACATCTCACTCATCTCTGCGGTTGAAGTAACCATTGGTGACGACTGCCTGGTGGGCGACAATCTCTTGGTAATGGATACCGATTTTCACGGCATTCACCCGTCCGAGCGCAGAATTAGTTCCGGTATCGCCAAGCCTGTGGTGGTAGGGAAAAATGTTTGGTTCGGGAGCAGGGTGGTAGTGCAGAAAGGAGTGACCATCGGCGACAACTGCGTCATTGCCTCTCAGTCGGTGGTGACGCGCAACATCCCCCCCAACTCGATTGCCGGTGGCAACCCCGCCAAGATGCTCAAAACCATTGATGGCTGCTGA
- a CDS encoding O-antigen translocase yields MAAETAFKGEKKGSVGQILKASAIMGSSAVVQIATGILKNKVVALLLGPAGVGGFALLQSVLATASTVAGLGLNSSGVRQISEADAKEGPSGVAACYLVLRRLAMAAAMTGALLMILFKNPIAEFAGYGGPSGGATMAILSIGVWATTVSGAQTALLNGLRSIGDLARVNGIGAILGMVVTVAAIWLWKGSGIVVAVVGSTLATLLVSWHLARKVELPAQVVSREEFIAQSQTLVRLGAVFMGSAILTVVSQFAVRAIVARKLGLEATGQFHAAWNISMLYVSFALNAMGTDFYPRLTSVADDHAQSRTMVNEQGEVAILLTAPVILGMLTLAPFVVSALYSGAFDATAEILHWQILGDLFKIVAWPMGFVMLAQGSGRPFLIAELFWNGLYLALVALGIPYFGVNATGISFFIAYFLLCLLNGFFAYRLIRFVPSRANVFYVSTLFLLALLITYLVKDKSITGYIAGSLITVGVGSFSLVRITSSLGRNLFRRR; encoded by the coding sequence ATGGCTGCTGAGACTGCGTTTAAAGGCGAAAAGAAGGGGTCTGTCGGTCAAATCCTGAAGGCCTCTGCCATCATGGGGAGCTCTGCGGTGGTGCAGATCGCCACCGGGATCCTGAAGAACAAGGTGGTAGCCCTGCTCCTCGGTCCCGCCGGGGTGGGGGGCTTCGCATTGCTACAATCTGTGCTGGCCACCGCCTCCACCGTGGCGGGGCTTGGGCTCAACTCAAGCGGCGTGCGACAGATCTCCGAGGCGGACGCGAAGGAAGGGCCTAGCGGAGTCGCCGCTTGTTATCTGGTGCTGCGACGCCTAGCCATGGCGGCCGCCATGACCGGCGCGCTCCTCATGATTCTTTTCAAAAACCCCATAGCGGAGTTCGCCGGTTACGGTGGCCCCTCCGGAGGCGCTACCATGGCCATCCTCAGCATTGGGGTCTGGGCCACCACCGTCTCGGGCGCCCAGACGGCATTATTGAACGGACTGCGCAGCATTGGGGACCTGGCCCGAGTGAACGGGATAGGGGCCATCCTCGGCATGGTGGTAACCGTCGCGGCGATCTGGCTCTGGAAGGGCTCCGGCATCGTGGTAGCCGTGGTGGGAAGTACCCTTGCTACCCTGCTCGTCTCCTGGCACCTGGCTCGAAAGGTGGAGCTCCCGGCCCAGGTGGTGAGCCGCGAGGAGTTTATCGCCCAATCGCAAACGCTGGTGCGTCTCGGCGCCGTCTTTATGGGATCCGCAATCCTCACCGTCGTCTCCCAGTTCGCCGTCCGCGCCATCGTCGCCAGGAAGCTCGGCCTGGAGGCGACCGGGCAGTTCCACGCCGCCTGGAACATCTCCATGCTCTACGTGAGCTTCGCGCTGAACGCCATGGGAACCGATTTCTATCCGAGGCTCACATCGGTGGCGGATGACCACGCGCAATCACGGACCATGGTGAACGAACAGGGGGAGGTAGCCATCCTTCTAACGGCGCCAGTGATTCTTGGCATGCTGACCTTGGCCCCCTTCGTGGTGTCGGCCCTTTACTCCGGGGCTTTCGACGCCACAGCGGAGATTCTGCACTGGCAGATCCTTGGAGATCTCTTCAAGATTGTCGCCTGGCCCATGGGATTCGTCATGCTTGCCCAAGGGAGCGGACGCCCATTCTTGATCGCCGAACTGTTCTGGAACGGCCTGTATCTGGCGCTGGTCGCGCTTGGCATCCCGTACTTCGGAGTCAACGCGACTGGCATCTCGTTCTTTATCGCGTACTTCTTGCTGTGCCTTTTGAATGGTTTCTTTGCCTACCGTCTCATCAGGTTTGTACCCAGCAGAGCCAACGTCTTCTACGTCTCGACCCTGTTCCTGCTGGCTTTGCTGATAACCTACCTGGTGAAGGATAAATCAATCACCGGTTATATTGCAGGTTCTCTGATAACCGTAGGTGTGGGCTCATTCTCTCTTGTTCGCATAACCAGTTCGTTGGGACGCAACCTCTTCAGGAGAAGGTGA
- a CDS encoding glycosyltransferase family 2 protein: MGNDSKPKISVVIPTYGRAQMVKQAVLAALAQELEPFEVIVSDDRSPDDTVQVLREVAERHHRLRLIENAENSGGVPNWNKVIDAAQGDYIAYCSDDDYFLPFHLKTSVGFLEENPEIDMVHSGFFHLTDKCHEFTTISCELISEKIFIINGRSTLQHIIRQTSYPFQPSTWVFRRKLWVAVGHFDTRYSVSDTDWFIKAGLYHKIAYLPLCTVVNRRHPDNWSNRVGSINMNLEFNEMMCRALESYNDGGTGDLAALERQWKVTELVKFTRIYVARSRAGLFEISQRCSDVLWDFIFNGWRGNLYQLYSACTRLLSKMLHRVQLMLPGGHLKYRGVGKDSPS; this comes from the coding sequence GTGGGTAATGATTCAAAGCCGAAAATCTCTGTAGTAATTCCGACCTATGGGCGGGCGCAGATGGTGAAGCAGGCGGTGCTTGCGGCACTCGCCCAGGAACTCGAACCGTTTGAGGTAATCGTGAGCGACGATCGATCACCCGACGACACAGTGCAGGTGCTGCGCGAGGTCGCGGAGAGGCACCATCGGCTCAGGCTTATTGAGAACGCTGAGAATTCTGGCGGGGTCCCTAACTGGAACAAGGTCATCGATGCTGCGCAGGGTGACTACATTGCTTACTGCTCAGACGATGATTATTTTCTCCCCTTTCATTTGAAGACCTCGGTAGGTTTCCTAGAGGAGAATCCTGAAATCGATATGGTGCACTCTGGCTTCTTCCACCTGACAGACAAGTGCCACGAATTCACCACTATCTCTTGCGAGTTAATTTCGGAAAAAATTTTCATAATTAACGGCAGGAGTACTTTGCAACACATTATTAGACAGACGAGCTACCCCTTTCAACCTTCCACTTGGGTATTCAGGAGAAAGCTTTGGGTGGCAGTGGGGCACTTCGACACACGCTACTCTGTCTCGGACACCGACTGGTTTATAAAGGCAGGACTCTATCATAAGATTGCCTACCTTCCCCTCTGTACGGTTGTAAACCGGCGCCATCCTGACAATTGGAGCAACCGGGTGGGGAGCATCAACATGAACCTTGAATTCAATGAGATGATGTGCCGGGCCCTTGAGAGCTACAATGACGGTGGAACTGGTGATCTAGCTGCTTTGGAGAGACAATGGAAGGTAACAGAGTTGGTTAAGTTTACCAGGATTTATGTTGCCCGTTCTAGGGCTGGGCTCTTCGAAATTTCCCAACGATGTTCCGATGTGCTCTGGGACTTCATTTTCAACGGGTGGCGTGGTAATTTGTACCAGCTGTATTCTGCCTGCACAAGATTGTTGAGCAAGATGCTGCATAGGGTGCAACTCATGCTGCCGGGAGGCCACTTGAAATATCGAGGAGTCGGCAAAGATAGCCCGAGTTAA
- a CDS encoding class I SAM-dependent methyltransferase, which produces MKDFLCFARERVMSPLLKARYPEFAGMGFKVLAKEWSISLQRQRLFCARMLDGLEDKTVLVLGCGFGDDAVAWLPHRPARIVGVDIVSYQKCWNEAILHFSTPSTCVDFMQRDLVGEDWNFIPENSVDVIFSYAVLEHISDLATMSERAIKALKPGGLFVATYGPLWYGPNGDHTFPLSEEDYFNHLLLDDEDYDRYIARTMDEWSHQEHGCEGPFLLERGYFSFLRPEEYLRVFSAAGFSIINSLLNISGAAERYFRKYPERLAYLLERYNLKTLDLYSNGSVVILRKA; this is translated from the coding sequence GTGAAGGATTTCCTCTGCTTTGCCCGCGAGAGGGTGATGTCCCCCCTTTTGAAGGCGAGGTACCCCGAGTTCGCCGGAATGGGCTTCAAGGTGCTGGCCAAGGAGTGGAGCATTTCTCTGCAGCGGCAGCGCTTATTTTGCGCGAGGATGCTCGACGGACTTGAGGACAAGACAGTCCTCGTCCTTGGCTGCGGTTTTGGTGACGACGCAGTCGCATGGCTTCCGCACAGACCTGCCCGGATCGTGGGTGTCGATATTGTTAGCTACCAGAAGTGCTGGAACGAGGCAATATTGCACTTCTCCACGCCGTCAACGTGCGTGGATTTCATGCAGCGAGACCTCGTGGGCGAGGACTGGAATTTCATCCCAGAGAATAGCGTGGACGTGATTTTCAGCTACGCGGTACTCGAGCATATCTCGGACCTTGCCACTATGTCCGAGCGCGCTATAAAGGCGCTCAAGCCCGGCGGCCTCTTCGTAGCAACGTACGGACCTCTATGGTACGGCCCCAATGGCGATCATACATTCCCACTGTCGGAGGAGGATTACTTCAACCACCTGTTGCTAGATGACGAGGACTACGACCGATACATCGCAAGGACCATGGATGAGTGGTCACATCAGGAACATGGTTGCGAGGGACCCTTCCTCTTGGAGCGCGGCTACTTCTCCTTTCTGAGGCCCGAGGAGTACCTGCGTGTCTTCTCTGCGGCGGGTTTCAGTATCATTAACTCGCTTTTGAATATATCCGGTGCCGCTGAGCGCTACTTCAGGAAATACCCCGAGCGCCTCGCATACCTACTCGAACGCTACAACCTGAAAACCTTGGATCTTTATTCGAACGGTAGCGTCGTAATCCTGAGGAAAGCGTAA